One segment of Malassezia restricta chromosome V, complete sequence DNA contains the following:
- a CDS encoding porphobilinogen synthase, with protein sequence MGHNTILHSSIQTPLGRELQAQGVTLKKSSLMYPIFLTDEPFAKEPLGSMPNQFRWGVERLGEFLGPLVERGLCSVIIFGVPTTKPKDEVGTLADDCEGPVIQGIKKIRQIFPSLYVAVDVCLCEYTSHGHCGILCPDGSINNDKSIARLSDVAVAYAKAGAHCVAPSDMMDNRIQAIHEGLKREGLAHRTSIMAYSAKFASSMYGPFREAVASAPAFGDRRCYQLPPNARGLARRAILRDVQEGADIVMVKPTMPYLDVLADARELAPDHPRACYHVSGEYAILHAAASAGVGDLRAMVEESMTSMLRAGATLILTYFTPELLTWLDHPRAC encoded by the exons ATGGGACACAA TACAATTCTACATTCAAGTATACAGACACCACTTGGTCGTGAGCTTCAGGCACAGGGTGTCACACTGAAAAAGTCATCGCTGATGTACCCCA TCTTTCTCACGGATGAACCGTTCGCCAAGGAGCCACTTGGATCAATGCCAAATCAGTTTCGATGGGGTGTGGAGCGTCTCGGAGAATTTCTAGGACCACTAGTTGAGCGTGGCCTGTGTTCTGTGATTATATTTGGTGTCCCAACAACTAAGCCCAAGGATGAAGTCGGCACTCTTGCTGATGACTGCGAGGGACCTGTTATTCAAGGCATCAAAAAGATTCGTCAGATTTTCCCATCGTTGTATGTGGCGGTCGATGTTTGCTTGTGTGAATACACATCACATGGCCACTGTGGTATTCTGTGTCCAGATGGATCGATCAATAATGACAAGTCCATTGCTCGTCTGTCTGATGTGGCTGTGGCCTACGCAAAAGCTGGTGCACATTGTGTGGCTCCTAGCGATATGATGGACAATCGTATACAGGCCATCCACGAAGGCCTGAAGCGGGAAGgtctcgcgcatcgcaccTCGATTATGGCATACAGTGCCAAATTCGCATCGAGCATGTACGGTCCATTCCGTGAAGCTGTCGCCTCTGCACCTGCCTTTGGTGATCGCCGGTGCTACCAACTGCCACCCAATGCGCGTGGACTTGCTCGACGGGCCATTCTGCGTGATGTGCAAGAAGGCGCCGATATCGTGATGGTCAAGCCCACCATGCCCTATTTGGATGTTCTTGCCGATGCACGTGAGTTAGCTCCCGATCATCCTCGCGCTTGCTACCATGTCAGTGGTGAATATGCGATTCTCCATGCGGCGGCCAGTGCAGGAGTCGGCGATCTTCGTGCGATGGTCGAAGAGAGTATGACATCGATGCTTCGGGCAGGCGCCACGTTGATTTTAACATACTTTACACCAGAGCTACTTACGTGGTTGGATCATCCTAGGGCTTGTTAA